The Quercus robur chromosome 7, dhQueRobu3.1, whole genome shotgun sequence genome has a segment encoding these proteins:
- the LOC126693683 gene encoding uncharacterized protein LOC126693683 isoform X1, with the protein MGLVISTRFTKPLQSIDQESSYSMQSGWQCDFYFGYGYDVIEEDALNEKSCVQVLGILITKADGEIHELEKDLVSLQSELAWGEDEEWSELCCNALTEKINYLDISIRSLKNTNENDVEVQLLMHRGPAEGVHEIVKALLRNCFQKKDEQPAEIAIKNSGKNVLPIAPKKREMLSDSNLKIPSEKIEEHNSTTTADEKILGSSSMPDKNRTDNDEKPVEIEIENSSKSVLLHEIGHSDMEMLSDSILEIISEKVEEHNSSPTADDNILGSSSKPDKKRTDHGVKAKNPAEIAIKNSSNDVLPHATGHSNKKKMLGECNLKIKSEEVEEHNFIPMVDDIILGSSSKPEKQRTDHGEKVTKPAEIAIKKSINNVLPHAIGQSNKKKTLSDSNLKIKSEGVEEHNSTPTAYAIILGSSSKPDEKRTDHGEMVKPVEIAMKNSSKNVSPHAIGHSNKKSDYNSGPTVDDIILGLSSKPTKKRTDHGEKVKGNNVLPHAIGHSNKKKMLSDSNLKNKSEEVVEHNSTPTVYDIILDSSSKPDEKRTDHGENVKPAEIAVKSSRKNVSPHAIGHSNKKKMLSESNLKIKNGEVEEHNFTPMADDIILGSSFKPDKKSTHHCERVKPAKIVMKNSSKNDSPYAIGHSNKKKMLSDYNSSPTADDIILGSSSKPEEKRTDHGEKVKPATTIGKDSSSDAVKDAAGFSFGKSDLNVCGNEVRQYDSTAADKNKTLNSSSSPEGKENIPKTDEPANAIVKGSSAQASRHATGFNRRENDSDSDSEIGAFRQAGGGNPDLEVKLSDLTVKFAHKGCGKGSKIAPTDKVDASESSAKAECKRKIPPLRVKVKETGLFSLTSLSEMPDQRMQETTELQQLEGRKSQAEDDQKVEVASNGKRPILNLPLKPPKLKKKRKIESDGPWIEGPAFSSVELKSIFSTAKSKTQRKSGVSTDIVILNQSHNEVIEGLVQPGQCEAKKSSVAPDDSKISISVSQKKRKKTSNLPMTLKIEDSVVHKDLSNLPGNAADDGSKENLQNIKSYSSNDSHTEAWAPKLVNLMDLSLNELKRIAKEQNLTKYHKLKKQVLVELLAERLGCC; encoded by the exons ATGGGGCTCGTCATATCAACCAGGTTTACAAAACCTCTGCAGTCAA TTGATCAAGAAAGCAGTTATAGTATGCAATCTGGATGGCAGTGCGACTTTTACTTTGGTTATGGATATG ATGTGATAGAAGAAGATGCTTTGAATGAGAAATCTTGTGTACAAGTGTTGGGGATTTTGATCACTAAGGCAGATGGTGAGATTCATGAACTTGAAAAAGATCTTGTATCCCTTCAAAGTGAATTAGCATGGGGAGAAGATGAAGAATGGTCTGAATTATGCTGTAATGCTTTGACAGAAAAGATTAATTACCTAGACATTTCAATAAGGAGTTTGAAAAATACCAATGAGAATGATGTTGAGGTTCAGTTGCTAATGCATAGAGGACCTGCTGAGGGAGTACATGAAATAGTGAAGGCTCTACTCAGAAATTGTTTCCAAAAGAAAGATGAGCAG CCTGCAGaaattgcaataaaaaattcaGGTAAAAATGTTTTGCCAATTGCACCCAAAAAGAGGGAAATGTTGAGCGACTCCAATTTGAAAATCCCCAGTGAGAAGATTGAAGAACACAATTCCACTACTACAGCAGATGAGAAAATTTTAGGCTCATCATCCATGCCTGACAAAAACAGAACAGATAATGATGAAAAG CCTGTAGAGattgaaatagaaaattcaagtAAAAGTGTTTTGCTGCATGAAATTGGCCACTCTGACATGGAAATGTTGAGTGATTCCATTCTGGAAATCATAAGTGAGAAGGTTGAAGAACACAATTCCAGTCCTACAGCAGATGATAATATTTTAGGCTCATCATCCAAGCCTGACAAAAAGAGAACAGATCATGGTGTGAAGGCTAAGAAT CCTGCAGAAATAGcaataaaaaattcaagtaaTGATGTTTTGCCACATGCAACTGGCCACtccaacaagaaaaaaatgttgGGCGAATGCAATTTGAAAATCAAGAGTGAGGAAGTTGAAGAACACAATTTCATTCCTATGGTAGATGATATTATTTTAGGCTCATCATCCAAGcctgaaaaacagagaacagATCATGGTGAAAAGGTCACGAAG CCTGCAGaaattgcaataaaaaaatcaattaacaaTGTTTTGCCACATGCAATTGGCCAGTCGAACAAGAAGAAAACATTGAGTGATTCCAATTTGAAAATCAAGAGTGAGGGAGTTGAAGAACACAATTCCACTCCTACAGCATATGCTATTATTTTAGGTTCATCATCCAAGCCTGACGAAAAGAGAACAGATCATGGTGAAATGGTAAAG CCTGTGGAAATTGCAATGAAAAATTCAAGTAAAAATGTTTCACCGCATGCAATTGGTCACTCCAACAAGAAGAGCGATTACAATTCAGGTCCAACAGTAGATGATATTATTTTAGGCTTATCATCCAAGCCTACCAAAAAGAGAACAGATCATGGTGAAAAGGTCAAGGGTAACAATGTTTTGCCACATGCAATTGGCCACTCcaacaagaagaaaatgttGAGTGATTCCAATTTGAAAAACAAGAGTGAGGAAGTTGTAGAACACAATTCCACTCCAACAGTATATGATATCATTTTAGATTCATCATCGAAGCCTGACGAAAAGAGAACAGATCATGGTGAAAATGTAAAG CCTGCAGAAATTGCAGTGAAAAGTTCAAGGAAAAATGTTTCACCTCATGCAATTGGTCACTCcaacaagaagaaaatgttGAGTGAGTCcaatttgaaaatcaagaaTGGGGAAGTTGAAGAACACAATTTCACTCCTATGGCAGATGATATTATTTTAGGCTCATCATTCAAGCCTGACAAAAAGAGTACACATCATTGTGAAAGGGTCAAG CCTGCAAAAATTGTAATGAAAAATTCAAGTAAAAATGATTCACCGTATGCAATTGGCCACTCcaacaagaagaaaatgttGAGCGATTACAATTCCAGTCCAACAGCAGATGATATTATTTTAGGCTCATCATCCAAGCCTGAAGAAAAGAGAACAGATCATGGTGAAAAGGTCAAG CCTGCAACAACTATTGGGAAGGATTCTAGCTCTGATGCTGTTAAAGATGCAGCTGGCTTCTCCTTTGGTAAAAGTGACTTGAATGTTTGTGGAAATGAAGTCAGACAATATGATTCTACTGCTGctgacaaaaataaaaccttaaatTCATCTTCGAGTCCTGAAGGCAAGGAAAATATTCCAAAAACAGATGAG CCTGCAAATGCTATTGTTAAAGGGAGTAGTGCACAGGCATCTAGACATGCAACTGGGTTCAACAGAAGGGAAAATGATTCTGATTCTGATTCTGAAATAGGCGCTTTCAGACAAGCAGGAGGTGGAAATCCTGATTTAGAAGTAAAGCTAAGTGACTTGACAGTGAAATTTGCCCATAAAGGGTGTGGCAAAGGATCAAAGATTGCTCCAACTGACAAAGTTGATGCTTCAGAATCATCTGCAAAGGCAGAATGCAAGAGGAAAATTCCTCCACTAAGAGTGAAAGTAAAAGAAACTGGACTCTTTTCCTTAACTTCACTTTCAGAGATGCCAGATCAAAGGATGCAAGAAACAACCGAGCTGCAACAGTTAGAGGGGAGGAAATCACAAGCAGAAGACGATCAGAAGGTTGAAGTTGCTTCTAATGGAAAGAGACCAATTTTAAATTTGCCTCTGAAGCCACCGAAgctgaagaaaaagaggaaaattgaGTCAGATGGACCATGGATCGAAGGACCAGCTTTCTCATCCGTTgaacttaaatcaattttttctacTGCAAAATCCAAGACCCAAAGAAAATCTGGAGTCAGCACCGACATTGTCATTTTAAATCAGTCTCATAATGAGGTCATTGAGGGATTAGTTCAGCCTGGCCAGTGTGAAGCCAAAAAGTCTAGTGTTGCTCCGGATGACagcaaaatttcaatttcagtatcacagaagaaaagaaagaaaacttcaaatttGCCAATGACTCTGAAGATTGAAGATTCAGTTGTTCATAAGGACCTCTCAAACTTGCCTGGGAATGCAGCTGATGATGGAAGTAAGGAAAATCTTCAGAACATCAAGTCCTACTCCTCGAATGACTCCCATACAGAGGCCTGGGCGCCAAAATTAGTGAACTTGATGGATTTGTCACTAAACGAACTGAAGCGCATTGCAAAGGAACAGAATCTGACAAAGTATCATAAGCTTAAAAAACAAGTACTGGTTGAACTGTTAGCAGAAAGACTGGGTTGTTGCTGA
- the LOC126693683 gene encoding uncharacterized protein LOC126693683 isoform X3: MVFDLWGSSYQPVDQESSYSMQSGWQCDFYFGYGYDVIEEDALNEKSCVQVLGILITKADGEIHELEKDLVSLQSELAWGEDEEWSELCCNALTEKINYLDISIRSLKNTNENDVEVQLLMHRGPAEGVHEIVKALLRNCFQKKDEQPAEIAIKNSGKNVLPIAPKKREMLSDSNLKIPSEKIEEHNSTTTADEKILGSSSMPDKNRTDNDEKPVEIEIENSSKSVLLHEIGHSDMEMLSDSILEIISEKVEEHNSSPTADDNILGSSSKPDKKRTDHGVKAKNPAEIAIKNSSNDVLPHATGHSNKKKMLGECNLKIKSEEVEEHNFIPMVDDIILGSSSKPEKQRTDHGEKVTKPAEIAIKKSINNVLPHAIGQSNKKKTLSDSNLKIKSEGVEEHNSTPTAYAIILGSSSKPDEKRTDHGEMVKPVEIAMKNSSKNVSPHAIGHSNKKSDYNSGPTVDDIILGLSSKPTKKRTDHGEKVKGNNVLPHAIGHSNKKKMLSDSNLKNKSEEVVEHNSTPTVYDIILDSSSKPDEKRTDHGENVKPAEIAVKSSRKNVSPHAIGHSNKKKMLSESNLKIKNGEVEEHNFTPMADDIILGSSFKPDKKSTHHCERVKPAKIVMKNSSKNDSPYAIGHSNKKKMLSDYNSSPTADDIILGSSSKPEEKRTDHGEKVKPATTIGKDSSSDAVKDAAGFSFGKSDLNVCGNEVRQYDSTAADKNKTLNSSSSPEGKENIPKTDEPANAIVKGSSAQASRHATGFNRRENDSDSDSEIGAFRQAGGGNPDLEVKLSDLTVKFAHKGCGKGSKIAPTDKVDASESSAKAECKRKIPPLRVKVKETGLFSLTSLSEMPDQRMQETTELQQLEGRKSQAEDDQKVEVASNGKRPILNLPLKPPKLKKKRKIESDGPWIEGPAFSSVELKSIFSTAKSKTQRKSGVSTDIVILNQSHNEVIEGLVQPGQCEAKKSSVAPDDSKISISVSQKKRKKTSNLPMTLKIEDSVVHKDLSNLPGNAADDGSKENLQNIKSYSSNDSHTEAWAPKLVNLMDLSLNELKRIAKEQNLTKYHKLKKQVLVELLAERLGCC; the protein is encoded by the exons ATGGTTTTCGACCTATGGGGCTCGTCATATCAACCAG TTGATCAAGAAAGCAGTTATAGTATGCAATCTGGATGGCAGTGCGACTTTTACTTTGGTTATGGATATG ATGTGATAGAAGAAGATGCTTTGAATGAGAAATCTTGTGTACAAGTGTTGGGGATTTTGATCACTAAGGCAGATGGTGAGATTCATGAACTTGAAAAAGATCTTGTATCCCTTCAAAGTGAATTAGCATGGGGAGAAGATGAAGAATGGTCTGAATTATGCTGTAATGCTTTGACAGAAAAGATTAATTACCTAGACATTTCAATAAGGAGTTTGAAAAATACCAATGAGAATGATGTTGAGGTTCAGTTGCTAATGCATAGAGGACCTGCTGAGGGAGTACATGAAATAGTGAAGGCTCTACTCAGAAATTGTTTCCAAAAGAAAGATGAGCAG CCTGCAGaaattgcaataaaaaattcaGGTAAAAATGTTTTGCCAATTGCACCCAAAAAGAGGGAAATGTTGAGCGACTCCAATTTGAAAATCCCCAGTGAGAAGATTGAAGAACACAATTCCACTACTACAGCAGATGAGAAAATTTTAGGCTCATCATCCATGCCTGACAAAAACAGAACAGATAATGATGAAAAG CCTGTAGAGattgaaatagaaaattcaagtAAAAGTGTTTTGCTGCATGAAATTGGCCACTCTGACATGGAAATGTTGAGTGATTCCATTCTGGAAATCATAAGTGAGAAGGTTGAAGAACACAATTCCAGTCCTACAGCAGATGATAATATTTTAGGCTCATCATCCAAGCCTGACAAAAAGAGAACAGATCATGGTGTGAAGGCTAAGAAT CCTGCAGAAATAGcaataaaaaattcaagtaaTGATGTTTTGCCACATGCAACTGGCCACtccaacaagaaaaaaatgttgGGCGAATGCAATTTGAAAATCAAGAGTGAGGAAGTTGAAGAACACAATTTCATTCCTATGGTAGATGATATTATTTTAGGCTCATCATCCAAGcctgaaaaacagagaacagATCATGGTGAAAAGGTCACGAAG CCTGCAGaaattgcaataaaaaaatcaattaacaaTGTTTTGCCACATGCAATTGGCCAGTCGAACAAGAAGAAAACATTGAGTGATTCCAATTTGAAAATCAAGAGTGAGGGAGTTGAAGAACACAATTCCACTCCTACAGCATATGCTATTATTTTAGGTTCATCATCCAAGCCTGACGAAAAGAGAACAGATCATGGTGAAATGGTAAAG CCTGTGGAAATTGCAATGAAAAATTCAAGTAAAAATGTTTCACCGCATGCAATTGGTCACTCCAACAAGAAGAGCGATTACAATTCAGGTCCAACAGTAGATGATATTATTTTAGGCTTATCATCCAAGCCTACCAAAAAGAGAACAGATCATGGTGAAAAGGTCAAGGGTAACAATGTTTTGCCACATGCAATTGGCCACTCcaacaagaagaaaatgttGAGTGATTCCAATTTGAAAAACAAGAGTGAGGAAGTTGTAGAACACAATTCCACTCCAACAGTATATGATATCATTTTAGATTCATCATCGAAGCCTGACGAAAAGAGAACAGATCATGGTGAAAATGTAAAG CCTGCAGAAATTGCAGTGAAAAGTTCAAGGAAAAATGTTTCACCTCATGCAATTGGTCACTCcaacaagaagaaaatgttGAGTGAGTCcaatttgaaaatcaagaaTGGGGAAGTTGAAGAACACAATTTCACTCCTATGGCAGATGATATTATTTTAGGCTCATCATTCAAGCCTGACAAAAAGAGTACACATCATTGTGAAAGGGTCAAG CCTGCAAAAATTGTAATGAAAAATTCAAGTAAAAATGATTCACCGTATGCAATTGGCCACTCcaacaagaagaaaatgttGAGCGATTACAATTCCAGTCCAACAGCAGATGATATTATTTTAGGCTCATCATCCAAGCCTGAAGAAAAGAGAACAGATCATGGTGAAAAGGTCAAG CCTGCAACAACTATTGGGAAGGATTCTAGCTCTGATGCTGTTAAAGATGCAGCTGGCTTCTCCTTTGGTAAAAGTGACTTGAATGTTTGTGGAAATGAAGTCAGACAATATGATTCTACTGCTGctgacaaaaataaaaccttaaatTCATCTTCGAGTCCTGAAGGCAAGGAAAATATTCCAAAAACAGATGAG CCTGCAAATGCTATTGTTAAAGGGAGTAGTGCACAGGCATCTAGACATGCAACTGGGTTCAACAGAAGGGAAAATGATTCTGATTCTGATTCTGAAATAGGCGCTTTCAGACAAGCAGGAGGTGGAAATCCTGATTTAGAAGTAAAGCTAAGTGACTTGACAGTGAAATTTGCCCATAAAGGGTGTGGCAAAGGATCAAAGATTGCTCCAACTGACAAAGTTGATGCTTCAGAATCATCTGCAAAGGCAGAATGCAAGAGGAAAATTCCTCCACTAAGAGTGAAAGTAAAAGAAACTGGACTCTTTTCCTTAACTTCACTTTCAGAGATGCCAGATCAAAGGATGCAAGAAACAACCGAGCTGCAACAGTTAGAGGGGAGGAAATCACAAGCAGAAGACGATCAGAAGGTTGAAGTTGCTTCTAATGGAAAGAGACCAATTTTAAATTTGCCTCTGAAGCCACCGAAgctgaagaaaaagaggaaaattgaGTCAGATGGACCATGGATCGAAGGACCAGCTTTCTCATCCGTTgaacttaaatcaattttttctacTGCAAAATCCAAGACCCAAAGAAAATCTGGAGTCAGCACCGACATTGTCATTTTAAATCAGTCTCATAATGAGGTCATTGAGGGATTAGTTCAGCCTGGCCAGTGTGAAGCCAAAAAGTCTAGTGTTGCTCCGGATGACagcaaaatttcaatttcagtatcacagaagaaaagaaagaaaacttcaaatttGCCAATGACTCTGAAGATTGAAGATTCAGTTGTTCATAAGGACCTCTCAAACTTGCCTGGGAATGCAGCTGATGATGGAAGTAAGGAAAATCTTCAGAACATCAAGTCCTACTCCTCGAATGACTCCCATACAGAGGCCTGGGCGCCAAAATTAGTGAACTTGATGGATTTGTCACTAAACGAACTGAAGCGCATTGCAAAGGAACAGAATCTGACAAAGTATCATAAGCTTAAAAAACAAGTACTGGTTGAACTGTTAGCAGAAAGACTGGGTTGTTGCTGA
- the LOC126693683 gene encoding uncharacterized protein LOC126693683 isoform X2 has product MGLVISTRFTKPLQSIDQESSYSMQSGWQCDFYFGYGYDVIEEDALNEKSCVQVLGILITKADGEIHELEKDLVSLQSELAWGEDEEWSELCCNALTEKINYLDISIRSLKNTNENDVEVQLLMHRGPAEGVHEIVKALLRNCFQKKDEQPAEIAIKNSGKNVLPIAPKKREMLSDSNLKIPSEKIEEHNSTTTADEKILGSSSMPDKNRTDNDEKPVEIEIENSSKSVLLHEIGHSDMEMLSDSILEIISEKVEEHNSSPTADDNILGSSSKPDKKRTDHGVKAKNPAEIAIKNSSNDVLPHATGHSNKKKMLGECNLKIKSEEVEEHNFIPMVDDIILGSSSKPEKQRTDHGEKVTKPAEIAIKKSINNVLPHAIGQSNKKKTLSDSNLKIKSEGVEEHNSTPTAYAIILGSSSKPDEKRTDHGEMPVEIAMKNSSKNVSPHAIGHSNKKSDYNSGPTVDDIILGLSSKPTKKRTDHGEKVKGNNVLPHAIGHSNKKKMLSDSNLKNKSEEVVEHNSTPTVYDIILDSSSKPDEKRTDHGENVKPAEIAVKSSRKNVSPHAIGHSNKKKMLSESNLKIKNGEVEEHNFTPMADDIILGSSFKPDKKSTHHCERVKPAKIVMKNSSKNDSPYAIGHSNKKKMLSDYNSSPTADDIILGSSSKPEEKRTDHGEKVKPATTIGKDSSSDAVKDAAGFSFGKSDLNVCGNEVRQYDSTAADKNKTLNSSSSPEGKENIPKTDEPANAIVKGSSAQASRHATGFNRRENDSDSDSEIGAFRQAGGGNPDLEVKLSDLTVKFAHKGCGKGSKIAPTDKVDASESSAKAECKRKIPPLRVKVKETGLFSLTSLSEMPDQRMQETTELQQLEGRKSQAEDDQKVEVASNGKRPILNLPLKPPKLKKKRKIESDGPWIEGPAFSSVELKSIFSTAKSKTQRKSGVSTDIVILNQSHNEVIEGLVQPGQCEAKKSSVAPDDSKISISVSQKKRKKTSNLPMTLKIEDSVVHKDLSNLPGNAADDGSKENLQNIKSYSSNDSHTEAWAPKLVNLMDLSLNELKRIAKEQNLTKYHKLKKQVLVELLAERLGCC; this is encoded by the exons ATGGGGCTCGTCATATCAACCAGGTTTACAAAACCTCTGCAGTCAA TTGATCAAGAAAGCAGTTATAGTATGCAATCTGGATGGCAGTGCGACTTTTACTTTGGTTATGGATATG ATGTGATAGAAGAAGATGCTTTGAATGAGAAATCTTGTGTACAAGTGTTGGGGATTTTGATCACTAAGGCAGATGGTGAGATTCATGAACTTGAAAAAGATCTTGTATCCCTTCAAAGTGAATTAGCATGGGGAGAAGATGAAGAATGGTCTGAATTATGCTGTAATGCTTTGACAGAAAAGATTAATTACCTAGACATTTCAATAAGGAGTTTGAAAAATACCAATGAGAATGATGTTGAGGTTCAGTTGCTAATGCATAGAGGACCTGCTGAGGGAGTACATGAAATAGTGAAGGCTCTACTCAGAAATTGTTTCCAAAAGAAAGATGAGCAG CCTGCAGaaattgcaataaaaaattcaGGTAAAAATGTTTTGCCAATTGCACCCAAAAAGAGGGAAATGTTGAGCGACTCCAATTTGAAAATCCCCAGTGAGAAGATTGAAGAACACAATTCCACTACTACAGCAGATGAGAAAATTTTAGGCTCATCATCCATGCCTGACAAAAACAGAACAGATAATGATGAAAAG CCTGTAGAGattgaaatagaaaattcaagtAAAAGTGTTTTGCTGCATGAAATTGGCCACTCTGACATGGAAATGTTGAGTGATTCCATTCTGGAAATCATAAGTGAGAAGGTTGAAGAACACAATTCCAGTCCTACAGCAGATGATAATATTTTAGGCTCATCATCCAAGCCTGACAAAAAGAGAACAGATCATGGTGTGAAGGCTAAGAAT CCTGCAGAAATAGcaataaaaaattcaagtaaTGATGTTTTGCCACATGCAACTGGCCACtccaacaagaaaaaaatgttgGGCGAATGCAATTTGAAAATCAAGAGTGAGGAAGTTGAAGAACACAATTTCATTCCTATGGTAGATGATATTATTTTAGGCTCATCATCCAAGcctgaaaaacagagaacagATCATGGTGAAAAGGTCACGAAG CCTGCAGaaattgcaataaaaaaatcaattaacaaTGTTTTGCCACATGCAATTGGCCAGTCGAACAAGAAGAAAACATTGAGTGATTCCAATTTGAAAATCAAGAGTGAGGGAGTTGAAGAACACAATTCCACTCCTACAGCATATGCTATTATTTTAGGTTCATCATCCAAGCCTGACGAAAAGAGAACAGATCATGGTGAAATG CCTGTGGAAATTGCAATGAAAAATTCAAGTAAAAATGTTTCACCGCATGCAATTGGTCACTCCAACAAGAAGAGCGATTACAATTCAGGTCCAACAGTAGATGATATTATTTTAGGCTTATCATCCAAGCCTACCAAAAAGAGAACAGATCATGGTGAAAAGGTCAAGGGTAACAATGTTTTGCCACATGCAATTGGCCACTCcaacaagaagaaaatgttGAGTGATTCCAATTTGAAAAACAAGAGTGAGGAAGTTGTAGAACACAATTCCACTCCAACAGTATATGATATCATTTTAGATTCATCATCGAAGCCTGACGAAAAGAGAACAGATCATGGTGAAAATGTAAAG CCTGCAGAAATTGCAGTGAAAAGTTCAAGGAAAAATGTTTCACCTCATGCAATTGGTCACTCcaacaagaagaaaatgttGAGTGAGTCcaatttgaaaatcaagaaTGGGGAAGTTGAAGAACACAATTTCACTCCTATGGCAGATGATATTATTTTAGGCTCATCATTCAAGCCTGACAAAAAGAGTACACATCATTGTGAAAGGGTCAAG CCTGCAAAAATTGTAATGAAAAATTCAAGTAAAAATGATTCACCGTATGCAATTGGCCACTCcaacaagaagaaaatgttGAGCGATTACAATTCCAGTCCAACAGCAGATGATATTATTTTAGGCTCATCATCCAAGCCTGAAGAAAAGAGAACAGATCATGGTGAAAAGGTCAAG CCTGCAACAACTATTGGGAAGGATTCTAGCTCTGATGCTGTTAAAGATGCAGCTGGCTTCTCCTTTGGTAAAAGTGACTTGAATGTTTGTGGAAATGAAGTCAGACAATATGATTCTACTGCTGctgacaaaaataaaaccttaaatTCATCTTCGAGTCCTGAAGGCAAGGAAAATATTCCAAAAACAGATGAG CCTGCAAATGCTATTGTTAAAGGGAGTAGTGCACAGGCATCTAGACATGCAACTGGGTTCAACAGAAGGGAAAATGATTCTGATTCTGATTCTGAAATAGGCGCTTTCAGACAAGCAGGAGGTGGAAATCCTGATTTAGAAGTAAAGCTAAGTGACTTGACAGTGAAATTTGCCCATAAAGGGTGTGGCAAAGGATCAAAGATTGCTCCAACTGACAAAGTTGATGCTTCAGAATCATCTGCAAAGGCAGAATGCAAGAGGAAAATTCCTCCACTAAGAGTGAAAGTAAAAGAAACTGGACTCTTTTCCTTAACTTCACTTTCAGAGATGCCAGATCAAAGGATGCAAGAAACAACCGAGCTGCAACAGTTAGAGGGGAGGAAATCACAAGCAGAAGACGATCAGAAGGTTGAAGTTGCTTCTAATGGAAAGAGACCAATTTTAAATTTGCCTCTGAAGCCACCGAAgctgaagaaaaagaggaaaattgaGTCAGATGGACCATGGATCGAAGGACCAGCTTTCTCATCCGTTgaacttaaatcaattttttctacTGCAAAATCCAAGACCCAAAGAAAATCTGGAGTCAGCACCGACATTGTCATTTTAAATCAGTCTCATAATGAGGTCATTGAGGGATTAGTTCAGCCTGGCCAGTGTGAAGCCAAAAAGTCTAGTGTTGCTCCGGATGACagcaaaatttcaatttcagtatcacagaagaaaagaaagaaaacttcaaatttGCCAATGACTCTGAAGATTGAAGATTCAGTTGTTCATAAGGACCTCTCAAACTTGCCTGGGAATGCAGCTGATGATGGAAGTAAGGAAAATCTTCAGAACATCAAGTCCTACTCCTCGAATGACTCCCATACAGAGGCCTGGGCGCCAAAATTAGTGAACTTGATGGATTTGTCACTAAACGAACTGAAGCGCATTGCAAAGGAACAGAATCTGACAAAGTATCATAAGCTTAAAAAACAAGTACTGGTTGAACTGTTAGCAGAAAGACTGGGTTGTTGCTGA